The following are encoded together in the Bacillus sp. V2I10 genome:
- a CDS encoding GNAT family N-acetyltransferase has product MKKEVQDSMIIRNLQTVKELEEVRRLEAIIWSIEDSVPVNQSVAVVKNGGFILGAFYKNVLIGFQYSFPGYDGNKVYLVSHSLGIHPDYRKFGIGEKLKIAQKDTALEMGYDRITWTYDPLETVNGNLNIHKLGAIAKEYIPNVYGEMADNLNAGIPTDRFLVEWHLNEQNKVNVKQANIPYALYTNEIDNFPFPEKTDLSLQSPHIFVPVPGQFQEIKRADFQLAKEWRDKTGEVFSHYLSQGWVVSDLVKDNRHIGQYLYLLENGGQGNGN; this is encoded by the coding sequence TTGAAAAAAGAAGTGCAGGATTCAATGATTATCCGCAATCTTCAAACGGTAAAAGAGCTGGAAGAAGTCAGGCGCCTTGAGGCAATAATCTGGAGTATAGAGGATTCTGTTCCTGTTAATCAAAGTGTGGCTGTTGTGAAAAATGGCGGCTTTATTCTTGGCGCCTTTTATAAAAATGTGCTCATTGGCTTTCAATACAGTTTTCCGGGATATGACGGGAATAAAGTGTATCTCGTTTCCCACAGCTTAGGCATCCATCCGGATTACCGCAAATTTGGAATCGGAGAAAAACTGAAAATCGCACAAAAAGACACAGCACTTGAGATGGGATATGACCGGATCACCTGGACATACGATCCGCTGGAAACCGTCAATGGAAATCTTAACATACATAAGCTAGGTGCAATTGCAAAGGAATATATCCCTAATGTTTACGGCGAAATGGCGGACAATTTAAACGCTGGTATACCGACAGACCGTTTTTTAGTCGAATGGCATTTGAATGAGCAAAACAAAGTAAATGTGAAACAAGCAAACATTCCATATGCTCTTTATACAAATGAAATAGACAATTTTCCTTTTCCGGAAAAAACAGACCTGTCCCTGCAAAGTCCGCATATTTTCGTTCCCGTGCCTGGACAGTTTCAGGAAATCAAAAGGGCTGATTTTCAGCTTGCTAAAGAATGGAGAGATAAAACTGGCGAAGTGTTCTCCCATTATTTAAGTCAGGGGTGGGTGGTATCCGATTTAGTGAAAGATAATCGTCACATTGGCCAGTATCTATACCTCTTAGAGAATGGGGGACAAGGAAATGGAAATTAA
- the menC gene encoding o-succinylbenzoate synthase, which yields MEIKSIILRQIKMDLLHPFTTSVGTEEDKDIILVEVKSKSGLSGWGESVSITQPIYNEETVKTNWHMMSDHLIPLLYQEPVTHPDGVSERFIKIRGNYNAKAAIEMAVWDLYAKEKNMTLAKALGGARDKIEVGVSVGIQQSQAKMLKQIDGYLKAGYKRIKVKIMPGWDVDIIRLIRQEFPHIQLMADANCAYTLNDIEHLKALDEFGLTMIEQPLAHNDIVDHARLQAQLKTPICLDESIHSAEDARKAIELGSCRIINLKIGRVGGLTESKKIHDLCELHNVPMWCGGMLEAGIGRAHNIAITSLNNFTLPGDTAPSSHYWKRDIITPEVEMKDGYIYIPESPGIGYEPDLEQIENITSYSRFYHN from the coding sequence ATGGAAATTAAAAGCATTATCCTAAGGCAAATCAAGATGGATCTGCTGCATCCTTTTACCACAAGTGTCGGAACAGAAGAAGATAAAGACATTATTTTAGTTGAAGTGAAATCGAAATCAGGATTATCAGGCTGGGGAGAATCTGTTTCCATTACGCAGCCAATCTATAATGAAGAAACGGTCAAAACGAATTGGCATATGATGAGCGATCACTTGATTCCGCTTCTTTATCAAGAGCCTGTCACTCATCCAGATGGGGTGTCAGAGCGATTTATAAAGATACGCGGTAACTACAATGCCAAAGCCGCGATTGAAATGGCTGTTTGGGATCTCTATGCAAAAGAGAAAAACATGACTTTGGCGAAAGCGCTCGGTGGTGCAAGAGACAAAATCGAAGTGGGTGTAAGTGTCGGCATCCAGCAATCTCAGGCGAAAATGCTAAAACAAATCGATGGTTATTTGAAGGCTGGATATAAGCGGATTAAAGTGAAAATTATGCCGGGCTGGGATGTTGATATTATTAGATTAATTCGTCAGGAATTTCCGCATATTCAGCTGATGGCCGACGCAAACTGCGCCTATACGCTGAATGATATAGAACACCTAAAAGCACTCGACGAATTCGGATTAACAATGATTGAACAGCCGCTGGCTCATAATGACATCGTTGACCATGCAAGGCTGCAGGCTCAGCTCAAAACGCCTATTTGTCTGGACGAAAGCATACATAGTGCAGAAGATGCGAGAAAAGCGATTGAGCTTGGAAGCTGCAGGATTATCAATCTTAAAATCGGACGTGTCGGCGGGCTCACAGAATCAAAAAAAATTCATGACTTATGTGAGCTGCACAACGTTCCGATGTGGTGCGGCGGAATGCTTGAAGCGGGAATCGGCAGAGCTCATAATATTGCCATAACTTCACTGAACAACTTCACTCTGCCTGGAGATACAGCCCCTTCTTCTCATTATTGGAAGCGGGATATTATTACTCCGGAAGTGGAAATGAAAGATGGATACATTTATATTCCAGAAAGTCCTGGAATCGGGTATGAACCGGACCTGGAACAAATCGAGAATATCACGTCATACAGCCGTTTTTATCATAATTAA
- a CDS encoding DEAD/DEAH box helicase, whose translation MSNKGFIDYKLSAEIVRALDSLNYTEPTEVQNKVIPVALEKKDLVVKSQTGSGKTASFGIPLCEMIEWEENKPQALILTPTRELAAQVKEDITNIGRFKRIKAAAIYGKQPFDRQKIELKQKTHVVVGTPGRVLDHIEKGTLALEKLQYLIIDEADEMLNMGFIDQVEAIIDKLPTDRVTMLFSATLPKDVENLCHKYMKKPVEIEIKAAGLTTASIEHSLIVVREEEKFTLLKAVTVVENPDSCIIFCRTQEQVDAVFKQLDRANYPCDKIHGGLYQEDRFAVMNDFKKGKFRYLVATDVAARGIDIDNITHVINYDLPLEKESYVHRTGRTGRAGKTGKAITFITPYEEKFLTEIEDYIGFEIPRTLAPTSEVISKAKGAFEEKITSRPEIKKDKSAKLNKGIMKLYFNGGKKKKIRAVDFVGTIAKIPGMTAGDIGIITIQDNVSYVEILNGKGPIVLKAMKNTTIKGKLLKVHEANK comes from the coding sequence ATGAGTAATAAAGGGTTTATTGATTATAAATTAAGCGCGGAAATTGTGAGAGCGCTGGATAGCTTAAATTATACGGAACCGACAGAAGTTCAGAATAAAGTCATTCCTGTCGCTTTAGAAAAGAAGGATCTTGTCGTGAAATCACAAACAGGGAGCGGGAAGACGGCATCGTTTGGCATTCCGCTCTGTGAAATGATTGAGTGGGAGGAAAATAAGCCTCAAGCTTTAATTCTGACTCCAACAAGGGAGCTCGCTGCACAGGTAAAAGAGGATATAACAAACATCGGCAGGTTCAAACGGATAAAAGCGGCGGCCATTTATGGCAAACAGCCATTTGACAGGCAGAAAATTGAGCTGAAGCAAAAGACTCATGTTGTAGTCGGAACACCCGGAAGAGTCCTTGATCATATTGAAAAAGGAACACTTGCTTTGGAAAAGCTGCAATATCTGATTATTGACGAAGCCGACGAAATGCTGAATATGGGATTCATCGACCAGGTAGAAGCGATTATTGATAAGCTTCCAACAGACAGAGTTACAATGCTCTTTTCAGCTACTTTACCAAAGGATGTAGAAAATCTCTGCCATAAATATATGAAAAAACCGGTTGAAATTGAGATAAAAGCTGCTGGGCTGACGACTGCATCAATTGAACATTCGTTGATTGTGGTGAGAGAAGAGGAGAAGTTCACTCTTCTTAAAGCTGTGACTGTCGTTGAAAACCCTGACAGCTGCATCATCTTCTGCAGAACACAAGAGCAGGTTGATGCCGTATTTAAACAATTAGACCGCGCCAATTATCCCTGTGATAAAATTCATGGCGGCCTTTATCAAGAAGATCGCTTTGCTGTCATGAATGATTTCAAAAAGGGAAAATTCCGGTATTTAGTTGCGACAGATGTCGCCGCCAGAGGAATCGATATTGATAATATTACACATGTCATTAACTATGACCTGCCGCTTGAAAAAGAAAGCTATGTACACCGAACTGGCAGAACGGGCCGGGCAGGCAAAACAGGAAAAGCGATTACTTTCATTACGCCATATGAGGAAAAATTCCTTACCGAAATTGAAGATTATATCGGCTTTGAAATTCCTAGAACACTTGCCCCAACGAGCGAAGTTATTTCTAAAGCAAAAGGTGCATTCGAAGAAAAAATAACATCCCGTCCTGAAATTAAAAAAGACAAAAGTGCCAAGCTGAATAAAGGAATTATGAAGCTCTATTTCAACGGAGGCAAGAAAAAGAAAATCCGTGCAGTCGATTTTGTCGGTACGATCGCCAAGATTCCCGGAATGACAGCAGGCGACATTGGCATCATCACCATTCAGGATAACGTTTCTTATGTAGAGATTCTTAATGGAAAAGGACCAATCGTTTTGAAAGCAATGAAAAATACAACGATTAAAGGCAAGCTTTTGAAAGTTCATGAAGCGAATAAATAA